The window ACATATCTAAATTATGTATGGTGCGGATTGGTTTGTTTATTATAGTTTTTTGAGATACAACTGACTAATTATTTTGTGAATTTTCGATAAGCAAATCTGTCTGTTGTTGGCATATATGTTGTTATCTAATATACTGACTGTAACACGTGAAAAAATTGTTCAAATTctggaaaaaaattatatatattagttatcAATGATATAGAGTCGTTCTAAAAATGAATGCAAACTTTCTATTTCATGGTGTTTGCTACTTTGTTTTGCTCTATCTTATAAATTTGCTGATTGATTTTTGTTGGTTAAAGGTTATTTGATGATTGATACAAGCAAAAACTGAGaagacaaaattaaaaaaaaaaaaagaacaaacgtTACGTGCCGGGGAATAAAAACACGACAATGCATTTATTTTATCAACTATCATAACAGGAAAATTCTCAAATTACAACTTATAGTACAAAAGAAAAGCATCAACAACACGAAGAATCCATTTCGAATATGGAAGAGTATAAATAACCAAACACGTCGGGAGCTTTTTCCAACTCCTTTATTCACCAactttagaaaattaaatttctaacattttattttgatCATACTAATAATAATTACGTAAAATACATAGCAGCAATTAGATATTGCATGCATGCGATATTCTTCATTCAGTCGCCGCCGCCACCGTAACCTCCTCCATATCCACCGCCTTCACCGTACCCTCCTCCGTTACCGGATCCACCTCCTCCACCGcgaccacctcctcctccaccccctccaccaccacctcctcttCCACGACCTGACCCGGAACTTCTGCCAGAACCAGACCCTGCACGTGACCCAGCGTATGATCCAGCTTCCGATCCCGCatcacctccaccaccaccagagCTCGAAGAACTGCTGGAGCTAGCTGAGGAAGAAGAGCTTgaccctcctcctcctccggatCCTGATCCGGCACCAGCTCCTGATCCGGATCCACCTCCACCGAGACCTATGCCGATGCCAGTACCGATCCCTACCCCTATCCCGCCAAGGTCCAAACCCAAGTCTTTTCTTGCAATCCGGCTCTCGGAGACTAGGCACGACGTGGCCAATATTAAGGTGATCAGAACCAGTGATGATGACTTACTCACAGCCATAGTTTTATCTATTGTTTCGTATATggtaatgtttttcttttcctttttcttttctatctCTTTGTAGTGCTATTGATGAATATGATAGAAGATGTTAAAGGTATTTATAGGCAATCCAGAGCTTATCAATATGGTAGTGAAAATCCTACAAGTCAAACTTGTGTACACACCAATTATGATATAGAACTAATGATGACTAAAACATACTTATAATAACCTTGATCAGAACGTTATCTCCAAGACAACCACTACTTCATTATAActataacagaaaaaaaaaattgttaaaattgGAGGCATGACCGACCTATGCGAAGTCCACTAGAGGAGAGTTTGATAGTGGAGCAGGCACTAAAGGGTGTTGTTGCAACGTTGTACATTTTAACATCCACGTATTTATTTTCGTGCAAAACAATCATTACCcatttatctcttttttttctcgGCTTCCATCTGGATCTTTTATGTATTACAATTGTGGAATTTGCGTCAAACGCAAACCATATATTAATCTGATTTAGTGATGATAGGTTGGATACCCATACAGACTCAGAGATTTTCCCCAACCTCGCTTAAACCCTATTATCTAAAATTTCATCACTACACCAGCCTAGTCAAATATCATCGCTAAGGCTTCAAGAAGTAAGCAACAATCCATCAAATATTATGGCGCTATGGAACGGACTAGTGCATGGACTTGACCCAGTGAAATTTGGGCTGGACAATGCTAAAAAAAATGAGGGCCGTCAGATTGGTCGGTGATACTTTCTCCTTAATAAACTTGTATTAATGATCACCAATACACGTAGTTGGGTTATCGTTTACCACTGATAGACATGGTTGGTTTATCATCAACCATGGGCTTAACCAATTTGGTACACAAGAATCTACTGAGAGTGCATATTCCTCAAAACAATGGGCCCTTTTTGCTTAAAGCAATGTGTTACCATATTGTGGAAAATGATAAATCAACTATCTACTATCGGTGGGATTGTTTTTGCACCGAACTA of the Brassica rapa cultivar Chiifu-401-42 chromosome A03, CAAS_Brap_v3.01, whole genome shotgun sequence genome contains:
- the LOC103861966 gene encoding glycine-rich protein 5; this translates as MAVSKSSSLVLITLILATSCLVSESRIARKDLGLDLGGIGVGIGTGIGIGLGGGGSGSGAGAGSGSGGGGGSSSSSSASSSSSSSSGGGGGDAGSEAGSYAGSRAGSGSGRSSGSGRGRGGGGGGGGGGGGRGGGGGSGNGGGYGEGGGYGGGYGGGGD